The following proteins are co-located in the Heliorestis convoluta genome:
- a CDS encoding polysaccharide deacetylase family protein: MKIFFISKRKAINTFLVAVTVVMVFFLLTNIGNLSGSKDIEEPISTIGSGREIPGVLYQGPASDKIALAINVDWGEEYIPPILEILQQHQVKATFFFTGRFAEKLPDIVKKVAQEGHEIGNHGYSHPHPTQISGEANRREIQRTHQVLVKATGQAPRWFAPPYGECNAQVVEIARQEGYGTVLWTVDSADWMNPTPQAWMQRVLKGIEPGAIILMHPTKSTTEALPELLKYSKEKSWKAVTMTELTMEPAKEQGKEIEKVP, translated from the coding sequence ATGAAAATTTTTTTTATTTCTAAGAGAAAGGCGATTAACACTTTTCTTGTAGCTGTCACTGTTGTAATGGTATTTTTCTTGCTTACGAACATAGGGAACTTATCAGGAAGCAAAGACATAGAAGAACCGATATCAACGATTGGATCAGGCCGAGAAATACCGGGTGTGTTATACCAAGGACCGGCCAGTGATAAAATTGCACTGGCTATTAATGTTGATTGGGGAGAAGAATATATTCCACCCATACTGGAAATCCTTCAACAACATCAGGTCAAAGCAACATTCTTTTTTACAGGACGTTTTGCGGAAAAGCTACCAGATATCGTAAAAAAAGTGGCACAAGAAGGTCACGAGATCGGCAACCATGGCTATTCACATCCCCATCCTACTCAGATATCAGGTGAAGCCAATCGTCGAGAAATACAACGAACTCATCAAGTGTTGGTCAAAGCAACAGGGCAAGCACCCCGGTGGTTTGCCCCTCCCTATGGAGAATGCAATGCCCAGGTTGTAGAAATAGCCCGTCAAGAAGGTTATGGTACTGTTTTATGGACCGTTGATTCAGCGGATTGGATGAATCCTACACCACAAGCTTGGATGCAAAGAGTGCTGAAAGGAATTGAGCCAGGCGCGATCATATTAATGCATCCTACTAAATCAACGACAGAGGCCCTGCCAGAACTTCTAAAATATAGCAAGGAAAAATCGTGGAAAGCTGTTACAATGACAGAACTAACCATGGAACCTGCCAAAGAACAAGGAAAAGAGATTGAAAAAGTACCATAA
- a CDS encoding D-alanyl-D-alanine carboxypeptidase family protein, which translates to MTSIQKKVLLFLFLFLYSFPSSSEALPSVTADAVILIDADTGEILYERASMEPRPPASTTKIVTAILGYEMGDPEEETIVSQRAGTTGEASIHLFPGEKVTLGDLLTGALIRSGNDACVAIAEHLAGSEEFFTLWMTTKARLLGARSSQFYNPHGLPHKKHHSSAYDLAVIAYYAIQNPSFAATVKQKYGHLDHREGWPREIRSTNRLLWNYPYADGIKTGTTRAAGACLVASATKEDRHLIAVVLHSDDRVGDTMRLFEYGFALEAGK; encoded by the coding sequence ATGACAAGTATACAAAAAAAAGTTCTACTATTTCTCTTTTTATTCCTATACTCTTTTCCTTCCAGTAGCGAGGCTTTACCTTCAGTAACGGCCGATGCAGTGATTTTAATAGATGCTGATACAGGCGAGATTCTTTACGAACGAGCTTCAATGGAACCACGACCACCTGCCTCAACTACGAAAATTGTAACAGCAATTTTGGGCTATGAAATGGGAGATCCAGAAGAAGAAACGATAGTAAGTCAAAGAGCAGGAACAACAGGAGAAGCATCGATTCATCTATTTCCTGGAGAAAAAGTTACCCTTGGAGATTTGCTTACAGGTGCTCTCATTCGTTCCGGAAATGATGCTTGTGTGGCCATAGCAGAACATCTAGCAGGCAGTGAAGAATTTTTTACGCTATGGATGACTACGAAAGCACGATTGCTAGGTGCTCGCTCTAGTCAGTTTTATAATCCGCATGGTCTTCCCCACAAAAAACATCACTCAAGCGCCTATGACTTGGCTGTAATCGCTTACTATGCCATACAGAATCCTTCTTTTGCAGCTACAGTAAAACAAAAGTATGGTCACTTAGATCATCGAGAAGGATGGCCTCGAGAGATTCGAAGTACCAATCGCTTGCTTTGGAACTATCCTTATGCTGATGGCATTAAGACAGGGACGACTCGAGCGGCAGGAGCTTGTCTTGTTGCCTCGGCAACCAAAGAAGATCGACATTTAATCGCTGTGGTCCTACACTCGGACGATCGAGTTGGCGACACCATGCGTTTATTTGAATACGGTTTTGCCTTAGAAGCAGGAAAATAG
- a CDS encoding M16 family metallopeptidase, with protein sequence MVCKEIFPNGVRVVAEAIPHVRSVSIGLWVATGSRDEEPAVAGVSHFLEHLLFKGTEKRSAKELAEVLEAVGGQLNAFTSKEYTCYHAKVLDEHFDLALDVLTDMFFNSRFDEEDIERERRVVLEEIKMYEDSPDEVVHELLSQTMWPTNSLGKPILGTYSSIENLNRSMIVDHFTQEYRTDRVVISVAGCIDPEQVIQKVKGYFETMDSISSNIDHTRKVPTTETTIAFEQKDVEQVQLCIGAPGLSHNDKNIYALHVLNNVLGGGASSRLFQEIRENRGLAYSVFSYHSSFSDAGIFSIYAGTSPKYLQEVLEISFQEMVRMKTEGITDQELKRVQDQIKGNMYLGLESVNSRMTRLGRSEILYNRYVTPEEVIEKIYQVTKDDVLQLAQSLWKKDQIALAIVGSQKPEIDIEKIKEEKGL encoded by the coding sequence ATGGTTTGCAAAGAAATATTTCCCAATGGAGTTCGCGTCGTTGCAGAAGCGATTCCGCATGTCCGTTCAGTGTCGATTGGTCTATGGGTTGCCACAGGCTCTCGAGATGAAGAGCCTGCTGTTGCTGGCGTTTCTCATTTTCTAGAACACCTATTGTTTAAAGGTACAGAAAAAAGAAGTGCCAAAGAACTAGCAGAAGTTCTTGAGGCTGTAGGTGGGCAGTTAAACGCCTTCACTTCCAAAGAATATACTTGTTACCATGCCAAGGTCCTTGATGAACATTTTGATCTAGCTCTTGATGTTTTGACAGATATGTTTTTTAATTCACGCTTTGATGAAGAAGATATCGAGCGAGAACGACGAGTCGTCCTAGAAGAAATCAAAATGTATGAAGATTCGCCTGATGAAGTCGTTCATGAGCTATTATCACAAACCATGTGGCCTACCAATTCGCTGGGCAAACCGATCCTAGGTACCTATTCATCCATAGAAAATCTGAACCGCTCTATGATTGTCGATCACTTTACCCAGGAATATAGAACCGATCGAGTTGTTATATCAGTGGCTGGCTGCATCGATCCGGAGCAAGTCATTCAAAAAGTCAAAGGCTACTTTGAGACAATGGATTCAATCAGTTCGAATATCGATCATACTCGTAAAGTACCAACAACAGAAACAACAATAGCCTTTGAACAAAAAGATGTGGAACAAGTTCAACTTTGCATCGGAGCGCCTGGACTATCACACAATGATAAAAATATTTATGCCCTCCATGTTTTGAATAACGTTCTTGGTGGGGGCGCTTCATCTCGTCTATTCCAAGAAATTCGGGAAAATCGTGGTCTTGCCTATTCCGTTTTTTCCTATCATTCATCTTTTTCGGACGCCGGTATCTTTAGTATCTATGCTGGAACGAGTCCGAAGTACCTGCAAGAAGTCTTAGAGATTTCATTCCAGGAAATGGTTCGAATGAAAACGGAAGGGATTACCGATCAAGAACTGAAGAGAGTACAAGATCAGATTAAAGGCAATATGTACCTCGGCTTAGAAAGTGTTAATTCTAGAATGACGCGATTGGGACGTTCAGAAATTCTTTATAACCGCTATGTAACACCAGAAGAAGTTATTGAGAAGATTTATCAAGTCACCAAAGACGATGTGTTACAATTAGCACAAAGTCTATGGAAAAAAGATCAGATAGCGCTGGCCATTGTAGGTTCTCAAAAGCCAGAAATTGATATAGAAAAAATCAAAGAAGAAAAAGGACTATAG
- a CDS encoding dUTPase — protein MERDEEVITADRLAHIFALQAAFDAEVIQKRGLEQITREEWLQKETLAMISELSELLDEVNFKWWKNAKPIDEDAIKEELVDIMHFFVSMCLKAGFTPEELYERYKKKNQENFDRQAGLSKKEGYSF, from the coding sequence ATGGAACGAGATGAAGAAGTCATAACTGCTGATCGATTGGCTCATATCTTTGCTTTACAAGCCGCATTCGATGCTGAGGTTATTCAGAAGCGAGGGCTAGAACAAATCACCCGAGAAGAATGGCTACAAAAAGAGACCCTAGCTATGATCTCAGAACTATCAGAGCTCCTTGATGAAGTGAACTTTAAGTGGTGGAAAAATGCAAAACCTATTGATGAGGATGCAATTAAGGAAGAACTGGTTGATATAATGCATTTTTTTGTAAGCATGTGTCTAAAAGCAGGTTTTACCCCAGAGGAATTATACGAAAGATATAAGAAAAAGAATCAAGAAAACTTTGATCGTCAAGCTGGTTTATCGAAGAAAGAAGGCTATTCGTTCTAA
- a CDS encoding YlmC/YmxH family sporulation protein produces MNMRLSDLVGKEIVNITSGARLGTVGDSDLVIDEVTGEIDAIILPARNSLVGFWTDRQHLLIPWDSIVKIGAEVVIVELDDTYPNYTRRFPF; encoded by the coding sequence ATGAATATGCGTCTAAGTGATCTAGTCGGCAAAGAGATTGTCAATATTACTTCAGGCGCTAGACTTGGGACAGTCGGGGACTCTGATTTGGTCATTGACGAAGTAACAGGTGAAATTGATGCAATTATTTTACCAGCCCGCAATAGCCTTGTAGGATTCTGGACAGATCGACAACATCTGCTTATACCGTGGGATTCCATTGTGAAAATTGGAGCAGAAGTGGTTATTGTGGAACTTGACGATACATATCCTAATTACACCAGAAGATTTCCCTTTTAG
- the dapB gene encoding 4-hydroxy-tetrahydrodipicolinate reductase translates to MSKKIRVLVNGARGRMGKEVVRAVLSDPALQLVGTVDPAGTEEDAAVIAGLPPCGILLTGDLATTLEATKPEVMVDFTVPQSVMENIHIALQHKVSPVVGTTGLSEKDLQEIKEWTARYETSCLIAPNFAIGALLMMRFACEASRFFPHVEIMEYHHDQKLDAPSGTAIKTAEAIQEERQKIKQGHPDEEEIIVGSRGGEYEGMRIHSIRLPGLVAHQEVLFGGLGQTLTIRHDSITRESFMPGVLAAVHRIRKTEGLVYGLDKLIF, encoded by the coding sequence ATGTCCAAGAAAATTCGAGTCTTAGTCAATGGCGCTCGCGGAAGGATGGGAAAGGAAGTTGTAAGAGCTGTCCTATCTGATCCAGCCTTACAGCTTGTCGGCACCGTGGATCCTGCCGGTACAGAAGAAGATGCTGCTGTTATAGCAGGGCTGCCTCCTTGCGGCATTTTATTAACAGGAGATCTAGCTACCACTCTTGAAGCGACAAAGCCTGAGGTTATGGTAGACTTTACAGTGCCTCAATCAGTGATGGAAAACATTCACATTGCTTTACAACATAAAGTCTCGCCTGTTGTAGGAACTACAGGCTTGAGTGAAAAAGATTTGCAAGAGATTAAAGAATGGACAGCACGCTATGAAACGAGTTGCTTGATTGCGCCAAACTTTGCAATTGGCGCTCTCCTTATGATGCGCTTTGCATGCGAAGCTTCTCGTTTCTTCCCTCATGTAGAAATTATGGAATATCATCATGATCAGAAGCTAGATGCACCATCTGGTACAGCAATCAAAACAGCAGAAGCAATCCAAGAAGAACGACAAAAAATTAAGCAGGGTCACCCTGATGAAGAAGAAATTATCGTAGGTTCAAGGGGCGGTGAATACGAAGGCATGCGTATTCATAGCATCCGCCTTCCAGGTCTAGTGGCACACCAAGAAGTTCTTTTTGGTGGTCTCGGTCAGACATTGACGATTCGCCATGACTCCATCACAAGAGAATCTTTTATGCCCGGTGTTCTGGCAGCTGTGCATCGCATACGAAAAACTGAAGGTCTTGTTTATGGATTAGATAAGTTGATCTTTTAA
- the dpsA gene encoding dipicolinate synthase subunit DpsA, producing the protein MSDLQGISLAVVGGDKRDQILIQRLIELGAKINVIGLPVDDCEQISIKNHLSHALTNAAALLLPMPGIDPQGKVYAPLYDKKLYLNDEELQTLPTGAPIFVGVARPKLRQMAEKRGAPIIEVAEMDEFAILNSVPSAEGAIQMAMEGLPITIHGSHSVIIGFGRLAVTLTRMLMGLGSKVTVVARDPVARARVWEMGAQPLPLERLTEALAQGDFIYNTVPFMVLDQEKIEAMNPEGMIIDLATAPGGTDFEAARQKGVKAELAPGLPGKVAAKTAGMLVARVYPGLIRKHLLGTDR; encoded by the coding sequence ATGTCAGACCTACAGGGAATTTCATTGGCTGTTGTCGGGGGTGACAAAAGAGACCAGATTCTAATACAGCGCCTCATTGAACTGGGCGCTAAAATCAATGTTATTGGATTACCTGTCGATGACTGCGAACAAATATCTATTAAAAACCATCTATCCCACGCTCTTACCAATGCAGCAGCTCTTCTTTTGCCAATGCCAGGCATTGATCCACAAGGAAAAGTATACGCACCCCTTTATGATAAAAAACTCTATCTTAATGATGAGGAGCTTCAAACACTACCGACAGGTGCACCCATTTTTGTTGGCGTAGCTCGACCCAAACTGCGACAAATGGCAGAAAAAAGAGGAGCACCAATCATTGAAGTTGCTGAAATGGATGAATTTGCAATTCTTAACTCCGTGCCTTCTGCAGAAGGGGCCATACAAATGGCCATGGAAGGATTGCCAATAACAATCCATGGCAGTCATTCTGTCATCATAGGATTTGGAAGATTGGCTGTAACACTGACCCGTATGCTCATGGGACTCGGGTCAAAAGTAACGGTCGTAGCTAGAGATCCTGTGGCTAGAGCACGAGTCTGGGAAATGGGGGCACAACCTTTACCACTGGAAAGGCTGACGGAAGCACTTGCACAAGGTGATTTTATTTACAACACTGTTCCATTCATGGTTTTAGATCAAGAGAAAATAGAGGCGATGAATCCCGAAGGAATGATTATTGATCTGGCCACTGCACCAGGCGGTACTGACTTTGAGGCTGCCCGACAAAAAGGTGTTAAAGCAGAACTAGCACCAGGACTTCCGGGTAAGGTTGCAGCAAAGACGGCTGGTATGCTCGTAGCAAGAGTATACCCTGGTCTGATCCGGAAGCATCTACTTGGCACCGATAGGTAG
- a CDS encoding dipicolinate synthase subunit B — protein sequence MRLQGKQIGFAVTGSHCTIAEVIPIVRALIEKEGAEVIPIFSESVLTTDTRFGKAANWKKDFEEITGHKVITSISEAEPIGPQKKLDVIVVAPCTGNTIAKMANSITDTTVLMAAKAQLRNLKPVVLAISTNDGLSGNLKNLGIVMNAKNIFMVPFGQDSPHGKANSIVAKMELIPDTIVAALENRQIQPLLINKASS from the coding sequence ATGCGTCTACAAGGCAAACAAATTGGCTTTGCCGTAACAGGGTCACACTGCACCATTGCAGAAGTCATTCCTATCGTTAGAGCACTGATTGAAAAAGAAGGTGCAGAAGTCATTCCGATTTTTTCTGAAAGTGTACTCACAACAGATACTAGATTTGGCAAAGCAGCGAACTGGAAAAAAGACTTTGAAGAAATAACGGGTCACAAAGTTATTACTTCAATCAGCGAAGCGGAGCCCATTGGCCCACAAAAAAAGCTCGATGTTATAGTTGTTGCTCCTTGCACAGGTAACACCATAGCAAAGATGGCCAATAGCATTACCGATACAACCGTTCTTATGGCTGCAAAGGCACAATTGCGCAACTTAAAACCTGTTGTATTGGCCATATCGACGAATGACGGTCTTTCAGGAAACTTAAAAAATCTTGGTATCGTCATGAATGCAAAGAATATTTTTATGGTTCCCTTTGGTCAAGACAGTCCCCACGGCAAAGCCAACTCTATTGTTGCCAAAATGGAATTAATTCCTGATACGATAGTGGCTGCTCTAGAGAATCGCCAAATACAGCCACTATTAATTAACAAAGCAAGTTCCTAA
- a CDS encoding aspartate-semialdehyde dehydrogenase: MKKYNVAIVGATGAVGQELLKVLAERNFPIGELRLLASPRSAGKKMEYQGQEYTIGLTDENAFAGMDIALFAGGSASTTYAQAAIDAGAVVIDNSSAFRLRDDVPLVVPEVNPEDVDWHQGIIANPNCSTIIMAVALKPLHDAATIRRVVVSTYQAVSGAGKEGIEELTEQIGQVLRGEKVDPSVFAHPIAFNLIPHIDVFQEGDYTKEEWKMIKETRKIMHEPNMAITATTVRVPVYRSHSESINIELEKKITAEEARALFASAPGVVVLDDTMQKEYPMPLYTSDKDEVFIGRIREDLSTEKGLNIWVVSDQIRKGAATNAIQIAETLIQRNKI, from the coding sequence GTGAAAAAATACAACGTAGCGATTGTAGGAGCCACTGGTGCAGTTGGGCAAGAATTACTAAAAGTGTTAGCAGAGAGAAATTTTCCTATTGGTGAATTGCGATTGTTGGCCAGTCCTCGCTCAGCTGGTAAAAAAATGGAATACCAAGGTCAAGAATACACCATTGGACTCACTGATGAAAATGCCTTTGCGGGAATGGATATAGCACTTTTTGCCGGTGGTTCTGCATCGACAACTTATGCACAAGCCGCCATTGATGCAGGTGCCGTTGTAATCGATAATTCATCAGCTTTTCGCTTAAGAGATGACGTACCTCTTGTTGTACCAGAAGTAAACCCTGAAGATGTTGACTGGCATCAAGGCATCATTGCCAATCCCAATTGTTCTACCATCATTATGGCTGTTGCACTAAAGCCCTTGCATGATGCAGCTACCATCCGTCGTGTTGTTGTATCGACCTACCAGGCCGTCTCAGGCGCTGGCAAAGAAGGCATAGAAGAACTAACAGAACAGATAGGGCAAGTACTTCGCGGTGAAAAGGTAGATCCATCCGTTTTTGCCCACCCCATTGCCTTTAATTTAATTCCTCATATTGATGTTTTCCAAGAAGGTGATTACACCAAAGAGGAATGGAAGATGATCAAAGAGACACGAAAAATTATGCATGAACCGAACATGGCCATAACAGCGACTACAGTAAGAGTACCTGTCTATAGAAGCCATTCTGAATCTATCAACATTGAGTTAGAAAAAAAGATAACAGCTGAGGAAGCACGGGCACTCTTTGCTTCGGCACCCGGTGTTGTCGTTTTAGATGACACTATGCAAAAAGAGTATCCCATGCCTTTATATACATCTGATAAAGATGAAGTATTTATTGGACGGATTCGTGAAGACCTATCGACCGAAAAAGGATTGAACATCTGGGTCGTATCAGACCAAATCCGTAAAGGTGCAGCAACGAATGCCATTCAAATTGCAGAGACACTGATTCAACGGAATAAAATCTAA
- the dapG gene encoding aspartate kinase: MKIVVQKFGGTSVATEEIRQQAIERILEARKKGYHVVVVVSAMGRFGEPYATDTLLSLTQSMDPDLPTREKDLLMACGEIISGVVMTAQLRRSGIDALFLTGWQAGILTTDHYGEARILSVKPQRIFGELKEGKVVIVAGFQGSNEQKEITTLGRGGSDTTAVAIGAAMKAELVDIFTDVAGVMTADPRLVQRARFLNRLSYQEVCQLAQEGAKIIHPRAVDLAMQRHLTLRVRSTSSSAAGTLICDKDDEGNFPPQRLITGIAHRSQITQFKLDIAQALNPSEIELTVFKALAEAGISVDFINVSPRIIIFTVDDAVAPKVMEIMRSKNLEPDVISHCAKVAVVGMNMMGVPGVMARVVEALTKNGITILQSADSYTTIWCLIEEKNLVKAANALHQQFCLD, from the coding sequence TTGAAAATTGTTGTCCAGAAGTTTGGTGGTACCTCTGTTGCAACGGAAGAGATACGACAACAAGCGATTGAACGTATTCTAGAGGCTCGCAAAAAAGGCTATCATGTCGTTGTTGTTGTTTCAGCGATGGGGCGCTTTGGCGAGCCCTATGCCACCGATACCCTTCTTTCCTTAACTCAATCCATGGATCCCGACTTGCCAACAAGAGAAAAAGACTTACTCATGGCCTGTGGAGAAATCATCTCCGGCGTCGTTATGACAGCACAATTGCGCAGAAGCGGTATAGATGCTCTTTTTTTGACAGGCTGGCAAGCCGGAATCCTAACAACAGATCATTATGGAGAAGCACGCATTCTTAGTGTAAAACCACAAAGAATTTTCGGTGAGCTCAAAGAAGGAAAAGTTGTCATTGTTGCAGGCTTTCAAGGTTCTAATGAACAGAAAGAAATCACGACGTTAGGTCGAGGTGGTAGTGATACAACCGCTGTAGCCATCGGAGCCGCTATGAAAGCAGAGCTTGTCGATATTTTTACGGATGTAGCTGGTGTGATGACAGCCGATCCAAGGCTTGTGCAACGAGCCAGATTTCTCAACCGCCTTTCTTACCAAGAAGTCTGCCAACTCGCCCAAGAAGGCGCCAAAATTATTCACCCAAGAGCGGTTGATCTAGCTATGCAGCGTCATTTGACTTTGCGTGTTCGCAGTACCAGCTCATCGGCTGCAGGCACTTTGATTTGTGATAAAGATGATGAGGGTAACTTTCCCCCGCAACGTCTTATCACAGGGATTGCGCATCGATCACAAATAACACAGTTTAAGCTTGACATTGCCCAGGCTTTAAATCCATCAGAAATTGAACTTACTGTATTCAAAGCATTGGCAGAAGCGGGCATTAGTGTCGATTTTATTAACGTAAGCCCTCGAATTATCATTTTCACCGTTGATGATGCCGTAGCACCGAAAGTAATGGAAATAATGAGAAGCAAAAATCTCGAACCCGATGTAATATCTCACTGTGCGAAAGTAGCTGTCGTCGGTATGAACATGATGGGTGTTCCCGGTGTCATGGCTCGCGTTGTAGAAGCCTTGACAAAAAACGGAATCACGATCCTTCAATCAGCCGACTCGTACACAACTATCTGGTGTCTTATAGAAGAAAAAAATCTAGTAAAAGCAGCCAATGCGCTTCATCAACAATTTTGTCTTGATTAG
- the dapA gene encoding 4-hydroxy-tetrahydrodipicolinate synthase, with translation MNFGRLVTAMVTPFNERLEVDYNRAKELAQYLVSTGSDGLVIAGTTGESPTLTKEEKIKLFAAVVDAVGDQVPIIAGTGSNDTSSTIALSKEAEAVGVSGLLLVGPYYNKPSQQGYYQHFSAIAKATSLPIMLYNIPSRTGSNIQPDTVASLAQIDNIVATKEAAGSMDQVSELIQKVPRDFRIYSGDDGLTLPMMALGSYGVVSVSGHLVGQEIQRMIQSFIAGKNEEAAAIHRQLFGLFKGLFVATNPIAVKAALKLIGQPVGGLRLPLIDASPEEIEFLKKLLKKHGLLECNCNCKCS, from the coding sequence ATGAATTTTGGTAGACTGGTAACAGCAATGGTAACGCCATTTAATGAGCGTTTAGAAGTAGATTATAATCGAGCCAAAGAATTGGCCCAATATTTAGTCTCCACAGGTTCTGATGGTCTAGTAATTGCAGGAACGACGGGTGAATCACCGACACTCACCAAAGAAGAAAAAATCAAACTTTTCGCAGCGGTTGTAGATGCTGTTGGTGATCAAGTACCGATCATTGCTGGAACTGGTTCTAACGATACATCTTCTACCATTGCTCTTTCTAAAGAAGCAGAAGCAGTTGGTGTCAGTGGTTTATTGCTCGTAGGTCCCTACTACAACAAACCAAGTCAGCAAGGATACTATCAACATTTTAGTGCCATTGCGAAAGCAACGTCCTTGCCGATAATGCTTTACAATATTCCAAGTCGCACAGGTTCGAATATTCAACCAGATACGGTGGCTTCTTTGGCCCAAATTGATAACATCGTGGCGACGAAAGAAGCAGCAGGCTCTATGGACCAAGTTAGCGAACTTATTCAAAAGGTACCAAGGGATTTTCGAATTTACTCCGGTGATGACGGACTAACTTTACCTATGATGGCTCTCGGTAGTTACGGTGTCGTCAGCGTCTCTGGACATCTTGTAGGTCAAGAGATCCAGAGAATGATCCAATCTTTTATAGCTGGCAAAAACGAGGAAGCGGCAGCCATTCATCGCCAATTATTTGGTCTTTTTAAAGGTCTCTTTGTTGCAACGAATCCCATTGCTGTGAAAGCGGCTCTAAAGCTTATCGGTCAGCCTGTTGGTGGACTACGCTTGCCCCTGATCGACGCATCACCAGAAGAAATAGAATTTTTGAAAAAATTATTGAAAAAGCATGGCCTTTTAGAGTGTAACTGCAACTGTAAATGCAGCTAA
- a CDS encoding ClpP family protease — translation MVEQNFETQTPNQDEKGQKSKAIEPIKELGETSVPEAKSNIHCITIVGQVEGHMILPPQNKTTKYEHIIPQLVAIEQNKDIEGVLIILNTVGGDVEAGLAIAEMIVSLSKPTVSLVLGGGHSIGVPIAVSADHAMIASTATMTIHPIRLTGLVIGVPATFEYLEKMQDRVVAFVTSNSSVTSEKFKELMFRTGELTRDIGTVVVGREAVEYGLIDSVGGISEAVKILDQLIEERKKSGGMIQ, via the coding sequence ATGGTCGAACAAAATTTTGAAACACAGACTCCGAACCAAGATGAAAAGGGTCAAAAATCGAAAGCCATAGAGCCAATCAAGGAACTAGGCGAAACATCTGTACCAGAAGCAAAAAGCAATATTCATTGCATCACAATTGTTGGTCAAGTCGAAGGACACATGATTTTACCACCACAAAACAAGACAACAAAATATGAGCATATTATTCCGCAACTTGTCGCCATTGAGCAGAACAAAGATATTGAAGGTGTGCTCATCATCTTAAATACCGTTGGTGGTGATGTGGAGGCAGGACTTGCCATCGCAGAAATGATTGTAAGCCTTTCTAAACCAACCGTATCTCTTGTCTTAGGCGGTGGACACTCCATTGGTGTGCCGATTGCTGTATCGGCCGACCACGCTATGATTGCTTCAACGGCTACGATGACCATTCATCCCATTCGATTAACAGGTTTGGTAATCGGTGTACCTGCAACTTTTGAATACTTAGAAAAGATGCAAGATCGAGTCGTAGCTTTCGTAACCTCTAATTCCTCGGTAACATCGGAGAAATTCAAAGAACTCATGTTTCGAACCGGCGAGTTAACAAGGGATATTGGAACAGTTGTTGTAGGAAGAGAAGCTGTAGAATATGGACTGATTGACTCTGTAGGCGGAATCTCAGAAGCAGTCAAAATACTAGACCAGTTAATTGAAGAGCGGAAAAAGAGCGGAGGGATGATTCAGTGA
- a CDS encoding YlzJ-like family protein, with amino-acid sequence MIIYTPLPAEMVLQGLEPDLPKMSNIIYQGRSVMGYKQEDGHYELARIISTDPQDFLNPDFQPGRKVLPD; translated from the coding sequence GTGATCATCTACACGCCTTTACCAGCAGAAATGGTCTTACAGGGCTTAGAACCAGATCTTCCTAAGATGTCCAACATCATTTATCAAGGAAGATCTGTGATGGGGTACAAACAGGAAGATGGTCATTATGAACTAGCTCGAATTATTAGTACTGATCCGCAAGATTTTTTAAATCCCGACTTTCAACCAGGAAGAAAGGTGCTTCCTGACTAA